The sequence below is a genomic window from Lycium ferocissimum isolate CSIRO_LF1 chromosome 9, AGI_CSIRO_Lferr_CH_V1, whole genome shotgun sequence.
CTTATTTTTCCAATTTAAAGAggaaattatcatttttttgttccttattttttatcaaacaaATAAATAGTAATAGATACTTATTACTTTTATTAGAAAAAGTAAACCATGTTGGGGTATATATTAGGCCCTTCCCATTACAAAGTTGACATATATATGAGCAAATTTGACCTTTTCTTCATAATTTACAGGCGTGGACAAATGATCAAATACAATCTGCTTTTCATAGAGTAACAATAGCGGGCGACATTGAACGTTTCTCCATCATGTTATTTTCATCGCCAAAACCAGGCAAAATTATAGAGGCTCCAAAAGAAATGGTGGATGAGGAACACCCGATACTCTTCAAGCCCTTTGACATTGTTGGATATATTAAATATCGTATGACAGGAGCTGATAATGAAGCTAGAGATGCTCTCAAAACGTATTGTGGTGTTTAATTGAGTTGTTCCTGATTCTTATGCTTGGTAGTGTTTCCTCTCTTTATTCCTCCGAAATAATGTTACTCATAACTTATTAATGGTTATGTTGTACACTAGTtgtatttaatttcctttttgtaGTAATAAGGGTAATAGATGTCGTATTGGGAGGATCATGGAAGAACCTGATCTATCCTACAGAGGTACTCAAATTCAATTAGTGATCAATTTTTGCGTATTCCTAGTAACtttatttataatatatgtTTAGTTATCTCTTTGTATCAAGAAGTCTTTGGGGAATTCAATTTTCCCACGAATTAAGATGTTCATTGGAGCATGTATCTAATTTTATGGTCACTTAACtatttcttattttaataataCGAAATATTATTTGTTTCATGGGGAAAAGCCTGTGGTTAGCTTATGGGCCCAAATCaaggtgaatttttttttttacttttcactgAATTTTTAATGGCCTCTAGATGAAGTGCACATAAACAATTTTGTTCATTATCAACAAACAGTCATGTCAACCACGAGCTACTTGTTCCCTCGTCTATATAATAGATAATAGAATAATTTGAAAGCAGagttcaaaatttcttttaattGAAATGGTAAGGTAACTAAATAGAATTttgtaaaagaaagagaaggaagaATTTCATACATTGAAATCATTAGGACTTCAATGATGCTCAAGAAAATTGTAGGCTCTAAATCATCATTTAACATTAGCTCAAGGGTGGCAAGTACAATATAAAATATCATTTACACATGCTTAGAGAGATATGATTCAAGATTTTGAGGAGGTTATTGTTAACGTGGATTGAATTAATAATTATCAAGTATGTTTGCATTAGGTGCAACAAAAGGAACAACATGCTTCAAGATTTTGAGGATTGGAGGTTCATGTTAATGTGGATCGAATTTTGGATATTTTCTGTAGCCCGTTATAAATTGGCGGTGCGGCCCAATTagatttaaattttcaaatagACCGACACGTGTATGTGGATCGAGGAGGGACTGCTTTGAGAGATTTTTATACTACACAACAGGAAGTTACACCTAATGATCTTGAAAATaagtggtctttaacttttggcccTCAATTTCCCCTTTaaagtcaaaagtcaaaatTTGTTAAACTTATTTTTGGCCATAAAACAAGCAGGGTCAAACGTTCAAGACCACCTACCTCAAAGGTCATTTTTGTAAATCACTAACATACACAACATCCTAAAGTGGCccagttgaaaaaaaaaatcttaagcTTTATTTGCAATAAAACATAGCCAATATTATAactatatgaaatgtgtataagCGTTGTGCATATTGTATACACTGTTTATACCCATGATATAAACTTATTATACATTATAAGTATACACTTATACAGGCTACAAGGGATAAGGCTAGCTGAGCGTGAGCAATTTTAGTCACCTGGATATGTGTGTAAAGTTCCCCTCCTTCGATTCACCCGCATTCTAATGTATTTTGTATCTTCGTTAGAATTTGGAGGTTCGCGACTTTTCATCGATAGTTTTAACTTTTTTAGTTGGGTTGCTTGGTAGTTGGTATTATAGAAGTTATTTTTCAATGAACCTTTTAGTATAAAGGGTCAATAAATGTTTTTGAGTGTTAATTGAAGCAAATTATATGAAGATCATAAGAGTTAAGATATAAGGAAAAGTGTCACTAGTTGCAGTATTCGTCACATCATAATACAAACTTTTCGCAATATAGTCAATTTTTTCACTCCAGCTTAAATTAGTTTAGTTTTTTCGAGTTTGAAAAACTTATTCTAACCACTTTTTAAGTTCAACAAAATTCATCCCTCACAAAATAACATTATCTCAAGTGAAATGAATATTCAAAcacaactttaatttttaaacgTCCGTTTATAGCTTAACTTCAAATATTATTGTATTTCAAATGTCACCACATTTATGTCTAAACTCCGACTTAAATTCTCGAGAAGCGAACATTAATGTAATTAATTATCTTGGGACAGGGGTGTCTTTTTtgtataaaaagagaaaaaatacaGTAACAAGTTCTTTCATGAAGCAGTTACTGTATAAGTTACCCTAAAAAGAGgggcaacaacaacatacccaatataatcccacaatgtggggtctggggagggtagagtgtatgcagaccttacccccaccttttaaggtagggaggctgtttccgaaagacccccGGCTCAAGAGAGAACAAGACAAAAGATCTGATAGGGCTAAGCATatcaaaacaatatgaaaacgagAATGAAAGTGAGAAAGTCATGATAAAGCAGTCTGGAAAGAAAGGAGCAGTAGCTaccatagataaataagataatcgaagtgcatgacccaacaaatataagcagagATCAAATGACAATACATGAATGAGCAAAACTACAACTACTGGGACGAGAGAAAAAGCGAGACTACCTCCTAGCCTTCTATCATAATCTGGGTCCTTCTATAATAATCTGGGTCCTCCACATCCTCCTATCTAAgatcatgtcctcggtaagctaaaactgcgccatgtcctgtctaatcacctcttcccaatacttctttggcctacctctacctctccccGAAACCGTCCATagacctctcacacctccgcttTGGGCATCCGTGTCTCTCTCTTCAcgtgcccaaaccatctcagcctcgcttgccgcatcttgtcctccaccgatgccactcctaACTTGTCCCGGATACCTTCATTCCTAATCTTATCCCTCCTAGAGTGCCCACATATCCACTGCAGTATTcgcatttccgcgactttcatcttctgaatgtGAGAGTTCTTGATTGACCAACACTCCGCCCCGTACAACAAAGTAGGTCTAACTACCACtctgtagaacttgcctttaagttttggtggcactttcttgtcacacagcactccggaagcgagcctccatttcatcaatcctgcaccaatacgatgtgcaACATCAtcgtcgatatccccatctccctataaaatagacccaagatacttgaaacttcctttcttttggatggcctgggtaccaagcctcactttcTCGTCGGACCTCATGTGGTATGCCGCGAACGCCTCCAAGTACTCTATCTTGGTCTCTCAacttaaatcctttagactccaacgtTTGTCTCCAACTCTCCCGACTTAGCGTGAACTCGCAttgcgagtctcgtcaatcaagactatgtcgtccgcgaacaacatacaccaaggcacctcgacttgtatttgtcgcgtcaatCCACATCACGAAGGCAAATAAAAACGGGCTGGGGCGATCCCCCGATGCAACCACTATCATAACGGGGAAGTGCTGcgagtctcctcctactgtccttaccctggtcttggcTCCAACATACATGTCCTTTGTCGCTCTAATGTACAccacaggtacacctttagccgccaagcatctccatagaacCTCTCTTAGcactttgtcgtaagccttttctaggtcgatgaataccatgtgcaagtccctcttccgcTCCCTGTACTGCTCCACTAATCTCCTCACAATATGGATGGCTTCTGTAGTCGAGCGCCCCGACATGAATCCGAGCTGGTTCTCTGAAATAAACACAtatctcctcaccctcatctccaccaccctctCCCACATTTTCATAGTGCAACTTAGCagcttgatacctctatagtgTTACAGCTTTGAATGTCGCTCTTATTTTTGTACAAGggaatcattgtactccacctccattcttcAGGCAGCTTCGTCATCctgaaaatgacattaaataaCCCAGTCAACCACTCCAAGCCTACCCTACCTGCactcttccaaaattccccaGGAATCTCATTAGGTCCGGTCGCTCTTCCCCTGCGCATTCTACGAACATTTTccttaacctcctcaacctttaTACTCTTACAATATCCAAAGTCGCGATGCCTATCAGAgtactccaaatctcccaacacaatatCTCTGTCCCCTTTttcgttcaagagtttatgAAAGTACGActgccatctccgtctaatgtGAGCTTCCTCTACCAGCACTTTGCCATCCTCGTCCTTGATGTACTTCACTTGATCTAGATCGCGTGCCTTCCTCTCTCTCACCTTGGCAAGCCTGAACAACTTCTTATCCCCACCTTTGTCCTACGGATTCGCATCTGAGGCGCTCTCAAACCGCCCGTTTTACTGTAACCCAACTTCGCCTCCTTTCTTGCCATCTTATACTTTTCCCTGTTCGTTCGCTTCTATTCATCATCCTTGCTGTCAACCAACTTCGCATACGCTTGCTTCTTTGCTTCCACCTTCCCTtggacttctccattccaccaccaatcccctcGGTGCCCACCACGACAACCTCTTGAGACCCCAGTACCTCTCTAGCTACTTCCTGTCTGTTGGTTTTCTATCCCACTTGGTTGCGTCCCCCCTACTATCCCACGCCCCCAGCGCCGATTTCTCCCCCATCTCTAGGGCACTAAACAAAGTCAAACTCCCCCACCTAATTCTCGATCGATCATCcacgaccctcttcttcttcttcctctttatctCCAAATCTATCACCAATAGCTTATGTTGGGTCGTAAGATTCTCACTCGGAATGACATTGCAGTCCTTACAGAGGCCTTTATCATCTTTTCTAAGGAGCAAAAAGTATATCTGCGTCGCAGCCGCCGAGTTACGGAAAGTTACTAAGTGCTCCTTCTTCTTCGGAAAACTCGAGTTGGCTACCACCAATCCAAAAGCCTTTGCGAAATCCAGGAGTGAGACTCCTCCTCCGTTCCTGTCCCGGAAGCCAAACCCCCCATGTACATCATCATAACCCCTCGAAACAGACCCATTGTGCCCATTGAAATCTCCTCCTACGAATAACTTCTCATTAGGCGGTATACTTCCCACCGCTTCATCCAAGTCCTCCCAAAAGCGCCTCTTTTCCTCCTTATCCAAACCCGCTTGCGGCGCGTAGGCACTAATAATGCTCAAGGTGAACCCTCCCATGACCAACTTAATCGTCATCATCCTGTCATTGACCCTCCTAACCTCTACCACCTAATCTCTTAGCTCACTATCTACTAAGATCCCTACCCCATTCCTACACCTCGACTTACCCAAGAACCAAAGCTTATACCCGTCCACATCCTTAGCTTTTGATCCTACCCATTTGGTCTCTTGGATGCAAGCAATATTAATCCTCctcttcttaagaatcttaactagctCTATGGACTTCCCCGATAAAGTCCCAATATTCCAAGACCCTACTCTCAACCTAGAAGCTCCCTTAACCCCCTtagcccccccccccaacccctcCCCCCAACCCTAGCCCCCGTCCCCaaccgaggacatgaccctagTCTACCATCCCTCGCCAAAGCCACTAAAGTAAATATGCGCTAGTCAAAGGTTAATCTAAAACAAAGGATCAATACTAAAGCACAAGTTAGCAAGAGTCTATACGTAGTGAAATAGGCCAAAGGACAGAGAATGGATATGGGCTACCGGAGGTACCAACTCGAGTAAACGAGAACACATTTCACCACCGAAAAATCTGTTTGCCGGGAAAATCTTGTTTGCGGCCGGGAAAATCTTTGTTCCTGGTCGGAATCCTTTGCAAGTACAACTAAATTTTATGCAGCTCTCACGAAAATTAGAACAAAAACCTCAAGAATTGTTGAAAAGTGTTAGAAAAGTTTTATCCGGGTATCTTAACATTTTTAACCCGTCAGCTAATTAAAAAAGTTTCACCCCTTAGTTGTAATAGTTTGCAGCAGTCATtttatatacttagtatatAAGAGAGAGTGTATAACAAGTGTATACTCAGTATAATCTTAATTATATACAATTTTACAGTGATAACATATTGTTATATATTGCTTATTGACTAAAATTTGTaaaagaataaagattatggtcatttttgTTATGGACTTTGTTGAGCTGCTATGTAGTATAAAAATTCCTTTTATCATGCCATTGGACTTCAGTGGCGGCCGCGTTTGTTACCAgaacttttttctttctttttaaaaatcttttcaaCTAACCCAACACCATcggaagatttttttttttttttttttccaattttttcaaaGACTAAAATCACATGAAGAGTAGTTTTTCAATTTCTGTAGAAACAAAAGTACCATTTGATTTGTAGAAATTTTTGAAAAGCTAGTAGCCAGTGCATGCCAAAAGGGCAAGGGTTGAGACTTGAGAATGTGTATGGATCAACATTTGCCACTGTGCCGATAATaggataaaaaatataaagataatattttaaataaaatacatgGTCACCATACTTCTtatttttatcttcttcttttttggttcGGATTTGTTTCCCAGTTGGGATTCGCTGGTCAAACCTAAGCATGCACAAATTTAGCACTCAATCCACGTTATGTTTTAGGTTTTCAGATTGCACACGTGGAAAGCGtatataaacaaataaaaagctTCTATCTATTTCATATAAGAGGGATAATTatattcttgaaaaatatttgtgGTCCAAATCTCCAGAATGAAGATGAATAGAATGGATTATGCTTACTATTTATAGTGCTTTACACGactcatgaattaattcttttcTCTGCCCCAACATTTCatttcaacattattatttaaataaCGTATActgttaaaataaataatttttataacatTGGATTATTTTTACTTCTTGTGTTATATGTATAATTGtatcttattttcaagaattttaaattttggtaTGTAATatatcttattttcaaaattttcaaatttcaaattttaaactaTTTTGCTTGTAAATATCTTTTGGATGATCTGATGGCGTAAA
It includes:
- the LOC132031799 gene encoding uncharacterized protein LOC132031799, with the protein product MTIKLVMGGFTLSIISAYAPQAGLDKEEKRRFWEDLDEAVGSIPPNEKLFVGGDFNGHNGSVSRGYDDVHGGFGFRDRNGGGVSLLDFAKAFGLVVANSSFPKKKEHLVTFRNSAAATQIYFLLLRKDDKGLCKDCNVIPSENLTTQHKLLVIDLEIKRKKKKRVVDDRSRIRWGSLTLFSALEMGEKSALGAWDSRGDATKWDRKPTDRK